AAGTTCCTCATGATAAAAAAGTTCCAAGCCGATATAAGACCAGGTAAAATCAATGCAGGTAGAGTATTAAATAAATGCAGATTCTTGATCAAAATATAATTTGGAATCATCCCTCCGCCAAAGAGCATCGTAAAAAAGATCATCAAGGTGAAAAAAGTTTTACCTCTCAGCATATTTTTACTCAAAGGATAAGCCATCATAGCTGTCATCAGCATGCCCAGCAAAGAACCTGTAGCAGTAACGATGATGGACACTTTAAAGCCCGTCGCAATGGATGGATTCGCGAGGACGATTGTATAGGTCGTCCAGGTAAGATGCCTTGGCCACAGGAAGAACTCCTCCTGTTGAAGCGAATTTCGGATCGCTTAAGGAGTACATCAAGATATGCCAGAACGGGTACAGCATCATAATCATAAGTACGACCATGAGTACGATATTCGCAGTATGAAACCATTTTGTAGGCAGCGATTCTTTTAATCCTGAATACATGCTATGCCTCCTTTTACCACACCGCTTCTTCTCCAAATCGCTTAGCCAGCCAATTCGTTCCCGAGATCAAGATGAGTGCAATCAGCGATTTGAATACGTCGGCAGCCATGGCCAAGCTGTAGTCCGCACTGATGATCCCCCGGCGATACACATAGGTGTCGATTACATCTCCAACGGGATACACGATCGGATTATAAAGCAGTAAAATTTGTTCAAATCCGGCGCTCATAATGCCGCCCAGACTCAAGATACCTAGAACGATGATCACACTTTTGATCGACGGTAAAGTAATTCTCCACATTTTTTGCCAAGTCGAGGCCCCATCCATCGTAGCTGCTTCATATAATTGAGGGTCTACATTCGAAATAGCGGCCAAATATACGACTGTGCCCCACCCCGCTCCTTTGTAGATATCCGAAACTACAAGCACGGTTCGAAACCATTCCGTACTGTTGAGAAAATCAATGGACGTTCCGCCAAACCATTGAATGATTCCGTTGATAAGACCGTCACCCGGATTTAGGAAAACAACCATAATGCCTGATAAGACGACCCACGAAACAAAATGGGGCAGGTAAAGAATCGTTTGCGTCACCTTTTTGAATGTGACAAGCCTCAATTCATTCAGCAATAGCGCGAGTACGATCGGAACCGGAAATCCAAAGACCAGTTTTAGCAGACTAATCATAAGAGTATTCCAAAATTTTTGCCCAAAATCTACGCCCTTGAAAAGAGCGGTGAAATGATCAAGTCCTACCCAAGGACTGTTCCAGTACCCTTTAAACATATTAAAATCCTGAAAAGCAATCGTTACTCCCCACATCGGCACATATTTGAAAATAACGAAGTAAAGGATACCTGGAAGCAGAAGCATGTATAAGTATTTATTCTTCGCGAGATCCTTCTGCCAGCCGCCCCCTACCATGGCCACTCACGCCCTCTCCAATCACGCATGACCAGCCGGTCCTCATCTGTAACTCCATTTTGAACAGCACATCTAGGCTGTATAAAATAAGAAATCGCGGAAGCTGCAACTACATCAGGCTCTAGCTGTGCTTGCTCGTTGCGGACACCCGACATATACGACTTCATCCAACCAGGATGAAACAATCGAAATGTGTAGCCCTGTGGTCTTAACGTATGAAATAATAAGTTGACCCCCATGTTCATCGAGGCTTTCGACATACAGTACCCGTACCAGGCCTCCCACTCGCACGCGCTAATGCTGCCCGCTTCAGAAGAAACAAAGCATAACCGTTTGAGGTTGCTTGACGCCGTTAGCGGGAGGTAGGCTTTCGTGACTCTCAACATGCCGAGAGCATTGACATTGTACAACCTCAATAGATCAGTGTAATCTTGCTTGCCCTGGATATTCGAATCCTTCAAATGCGTGGATACGCCGGCGTTGTTTACGATGACATCAACACAATCTACTAGACTTCCCACGTGTTCCACGGAATGTTTCACAGATTGATCCGAAGCAATATCTAGCTCTACGATCGTCACTTGACCAGGAAAAGTATGGACCAGCTCTCCCAGTTCCAGCCAATCGGAGAGATAACTCCCGGCGAATACTCGCCAACCCTTTTGTGCGAATAGCTTAACGATGGAAAGTCCTAATCCCCGGTCAGCTCCCGTTACGAATGCGGTTTGCACTTCAGCTCCCCCTCTCTAGTACGCGATTTAAAAGGGCCATTCTTCCCCCATTGATCCATGGATAGTTAATCGGCTTTCATCGTCCCTGCTAGCTGTGAACAGTTCATATGCACGAAGTGCCAACTGTTTGTTTCCTTTAGTAGGACCAGCCCCGTCTCCAAGTCGGCTTGGAACGCTAGATGGAACATAAATGCGGAATGTATAACCCTCTTTACTCAAATGATTACACATAATCATGATTGCCATATGCAGCCCCGTCATTGCCATACTCGACCCAATTGAGCCGCCGTTTCTCTTCATCGCCATACTTCCCGCCTCATCAGAAACGAAGACCAGCCGCTTTAGTCCGTCTTGCACGTCAGTTAATGGAAGAAAGGCTTCTATATAACGAATCGGTCCTAGAGCATGAATGTCATAAGAACGAAGCGCTTCATCAAAATTCAAATCCTCTAAGGAATCAGCCTGTTCCGCTTCCCGGATGTTACTGACTAACAGATCGACATGGCGAACTTTCGATGCTACCTGCTCAACTGCTACTTGGAATGATTGAATTGATCCAGGGTCTATGAACAAAAGGTGGAAATTTCCCGGGTAATCATGGACTATCGATTCAATTAGGAAAGATGACCGCCCCATACTACCACCGAAAACGATCCAGCCTTCACTTAGTAATTGCCTACATAAGCTGCTGCCGAATGCATCATCTGCTCCCATTACAACTGCTGCTTGACTCATCCCTAAGCTCACCCTTTCTAATCAGCTTGTTGCCCCTTGCGCGCAACCTTTGTCAAAGCGCTTTCAATTGTTCGCTGATAATGAGGATTCAACCAAACCTCGAGGTAATGTCCCGGTGTCAACACACATACTTGTCCCCGCCCATGCCGCTTGATCCAACCTGCCGGCTGCTTGCCCGACTGCGATGAGGATGTCATGAAGATCTCTGCCTGTTCATCGAACATGTTAACAAAGTAATGTTCATCAAAAATCTTAAATGGCGGATATTCATTGCCAAACCAAGATGTGTCTTCCGCATACTCCAGCGTCACCCAACCTGCTTCGGGATGCTGAGTAAACACGCCGCCAACAAGCTCGCGAAAGCACTTTTCATTCGCATAACCCACTGTTCCGGAATGGATCACCAGCAAGCCTCCACCCTTTGCTACATACCGATCAAAATCCATTTGTATCTCTTCGGTCAGCCATGGCTCCGCATCCTCAGGAGACCTGCGATTGGATTTACTAAGAATCACGGCCGAATACTGCTCTAGTACATCAGATTTCCAGTCTGCCGTATCCACTATAAACTCAAATTGAAATCCTCGAGGTTCAAGTGGTCGTAGACCCTCTATAACCGTTATCGCCGGGTGCCAGTTATCCCCACACAACACGCCTATCCTCATAGGCTACCGCCTCCTTATAGGCAGCCATTCCAACACTCGCTGAATGTACTCATCCCAGAATTCCCATTCATGTCCACGCCCGGGAGCCTCCAGATAGGTTAGGTCTAGCTGATCCCTAAATCGATGTTGAAAATTTACATTGATCTCATAGTTATGGTCATTCGTCCCACATGCTTGATAAAACTTAGGCAGTTCGACACCAGCGCTTATGCGTTTTTCCAATAACCATTCCAAATCGTTGTCACTTTTGTCATACTCTTCGTAGGAACCGAAAGTATGTCTCGCCATCTGCAGCATGACTGGATTCCCGATGTTAGGATTGTCTGTGAGTCTGCTCCTCTGATCAATGCTGCCCGATAAACTAGCAACAGCTGCAAATTTCTCCGGGCAAGTGATACCCAGCTTAAACGCCCCGTACCCCCCATCGAGAGTCCCGCTGCAAACGTATCCTCGCGCTTTCCCGAGACATGAAAAAAATCCTGAACAATTCTCGGCAATTCCTCGGATAAATAGGTAAAATAATTGAAGCCATATTTTTGATTCGAATAAAAGCTATATTGTACGGCTGGCATCACAACGACCAGACCTAAAGACGAGACGTACCTTTCGATCGAGGTATTCCTCC
This genomic window from Paenibacillus hexagrammi contains:
- a CDS encoding SDR family NAD(P)-dependent oxidoreductase, with protein sequence MSQAAVVMGADDAFGSSLCRQLLSEGWIVFGGSMGRSSFLIESIVHDYPGNFHLLFIDPGSIQSFQVAVEQVASKVRHVDLLVSNIREAEQADSLEDLNFDEALRSYDIHALGPIRYIEAFLPLTDVQDGLKRLVFVSDEAGSMAMKRNGGSIGSSMAMTGLHMAIMIMCNHLSKEGYTFRIYVPSSVPSRLGDGAGPTKGNKQLALRAYELFTASRDDESRLTIHGSMGEEWPF
- a CDS encoding alpha/beta hydrolase, whose amino-acid sequence is MAFMQVEFFSEVLGLSSSIDVIVPQRAQGQVGITNGAFEPPYPVLYLLHGGSDNHTNWRRNTSIERYVSSLGLVVVMPAVQYSFYSNQKYGFNYFTYLSEELPRIVQDFFHVSGKREDTFAAGLSMGGTGRLSWVSLARRNLQLLLVYRAALIRGADSQTILTSGIQSCCRWRDILSVPTKSMTKVTTIWNGYWKNA
- a CDS encoding ThuA domain-containing protein → MRIGVLCGDNWHPAITVIEGLRPLEPRGFQFEFIVDTADWKSDVLEQYSAVILSKSNRRSPEDAEPWLTEEIQMDFDRYVAKGGGLLVIHSGTVGYANEKCFRELVGGVFTQHPEAGWVTLEYAEDTSWFGNEYPPFKIFDEHYFVNMFDEQAEIFMTSSSQSGKQPAGWIKRHGRGQVCVLTPGHYLEVWLNPHYQRTIESALTKVARKGQQAD
- a CDS encoding SDR family NAD(P)-dependent oxidoreductase, whose translation is MQTAFVTGADRGLGLSIVKLFAQKGWRVFAGSYLSDWLELGELVHTFPGQVTIVELDIASDQSVKHSVEHVGSLVDCVDVIVNNAGVSTHLKDSNIQGKQDYTDLLRLYNVNALGMLRVTKAYLPLTASSNLKRLCFVSSEAGSISACEWEAWYGYCMSKASMNMGVNLLFHTLRPQGYTFRLFHPGWMKSYMSGVRNEQAQLEPDVVAASAISYFIQPRCAVQNGVTDEDRLVMRDWRGREWPW
- a CDS encoding ABC transporter permease, with protein sequence MVGGGWQKDLAKNKYLYMLLLPGILYFVIFKYVPMWGVTIAFQDFNMFKGYWNSPWVGLDHFTALFKGVDFGQKFWNTLMISLLKLVFGFPVPIVLALLLNELRLVTFKKVTQTILYLPHFVSWVVLSGIMVVFLNPGDGLINGIIQWFGGTSIDFLNSTEWFRTVLVVSDIYKGAGWGTVVYLAAISNVDPQLYEAATMDGASTWQKMWRITLPSIKSVIIVLGILSLGGIMSAGFEQILLLYNPIVYPVGDVIDTYVYRRGIISADYSLAMAADVFKSLIALILISGTNWLAKRFGEEAVW